In Haliaeetus albicilla chromosome 3, bHalAlb1.1, whole genome shotgun sequence, the following are encoded in one genomic region:
- the AKAIN1 gene encoding A-kinase anchor protein inhibitor 1 isoform X1, with protein MSLAAENLCIAVLLEYSRKGEKPGTEQDEVKLQNASKQIVQTAILRAVQQVSQESQQKEKRTNSSTSLQLERGKLTKKHEKK; from the exons ATGTCTTTGGCTGCTGAAAATCTGTGCATTGCTGTTCTTCTGGAGTACTCACGGAAAG GTGAGAAGCCAGGGACGGAGCAAGATGAAGTTAAGCTGCAGAATGCCAGCAAGCAGATTGTGCAGACTGCTATCCTCCGAGCAGTGCAGCAAGTTTCACAGGAGAGCCAGCAAAAGGAGAAACGAACAAACAGCAGTACAAGCCTCCAActagaaagaggaaaattaacGAAGAAGCATGAAAAGAAG
- the AKAIN1 gene encoding A-kinase anchor protein inhibitor 1 isoform X2, with amino-acid sequence MSHALRKGEKPGTEQDEVKLQNASKQIVQTAILRAVQQVSQESQQKEKRTNSSTSLQLERGKLTKKHEKK; translated from the exons ATGTCACATGCTTTGAGGAAAG GTGAGAAGCCAGGGACGGAGCAAGATGAAGTTAAGCTGCAGAATGCCAGCAAGCAGATTGTGCAGACTGCTATCCTCCGAGCAGTGCAGCAAGTTTCACAGGAGAGCCAGCAAAAGGAGAAACGAACAAACAGCAGTACAAGCCTCCAActagaaagaggaaaattaacGAAGAAGCATGAAAAGAAG
- the AKAIN1 gene encoding A-kinase anchor protein inhibitor 1 isoform X3, which translates to MVFAPGEKPGTEQDEVKLQNASKQIVQTAILRAVQQVSQESQQKEKRTNSSTSLQLERGKLTKKHEKK; encoded by the exons ATGGTGTTCGCTCCAG GTGAGAAGCCAGGGACGGAGCAAGATGAAGTTAAGCTGCAGAATGCCAGCAAGCAGATTGTGCAGACTGCTATCCTCCGAGCAGTGCAGCAAGTTTCACAGGAGAGCCAGCAAAAGGAGAAACGAACAAACAGCAGTACAAGCCTCCAActagaaagaggaaaattaacGAAGAAGCATGAAAAGAAG